A genomic window from Ignavibacteria bacterium includes:
- a CDS encoding DUF814 domain-containing protein, whose translation MESDNNLKYFRIFPLGDGFEVWVGKHSEANDLLSFKYTKQNDLWFHVRGTSGSHTILKLPEDFDGIIPKDYIKIAAEICAFYSKAKNAKSVPVAYTEGKNVSKYKGAKSGSVVIKGEKVVKVQPQVPG comes from the coding sequence ATGGAATCAGACAATAACTTAAAATACTTCCGCATTTTCCCCTTGGGTGATGGTTTTGAAGTATGGGTAGGCAAACACTCCGAAGCAAATGACCTTCTCTCATTCAAATACACAAAACAAAATGACCTGTGGTTCCACGTTAGGGGAACAAGCGGTTCACATACAATTTTAAAGCTGCCGGAAGATTTTGACGGAATTATACCTAAGGATTATATTAAAATAGCTGCTGAGATCTGCGCATTTTACAGTAAAGCCAAGAATGCCAAATCAGTACCGGTAGCATATACAGAAGGAAAAAATGTATCAAAATATAAAGGCGCTAAATCAGGCAGTGTTGTAATAAAAGGCGAAAAGGTAGTTAAAGTGCAGCCGCAAGTACCGGGTTAG
- a CDS encoding sigma-54-dependent Fis family transcriptional regulator encodes MSNEIYQSGLLGESIPIVELREIIKQVAPTDVTVLITGESGSGKEVVANEIHKLSKRSDKPFITVNCGAIPEGIIESELFGHVKGSFTGATETRKGYFEAANGGTIFLDEIGELPLQTQVKFLRVIENGEYMKVGGNKTEKVDVRIIAATNKNLEQLIQNNSFREDLYYRLRSINIVIPPLRERKSDIKLLFDKFVNDFTGRNKIQFNGITPEAIEFITNYNWPGNVRQLKNFTESLITLNSDKIIELDDVMRQLSIPKSELMPATINGYNKQDERQLLFGALFELKKDIMDIKHQLTHIEDVKSAAVPESGFYLSDDKIDKITFDEFEQELLTYYYNKYNGNINRIADKLKISNRTLYRKFKQYGLKNGKYTL; translated from the coding sequence GTGAGTAACGAAATATATCAAAGCGGATTGCTTGGGGAATCAATCCCGATAGTAGAGCTGAGGGAGATCATTAAACAGGTCGCCCCTACAGATGTTACTGTGCTAATTACCGGCGAAAGCGGCTCTGGTAAGGAAGTTGTTGCCAATGAAATTCACAAGCTTAGCAAACGAAGCGATAAACCGTTTATCACGGTGAACTGCGGGGCAATTCCCGAGGGAATAATCGAAAGTGAGCTGTTCGGTCACGTTAAAGGCTCTTTCACAGGTGCAACTGAAACACGCAAAGGTTATTTTGAAGCTGCCAACGGCGGCACTATTTTTCTTGATGAAATTGGTGAGCTTCCGCTGCAGACTCAGGTGAAGTTCCTTCGGGTTATCGAAAATGGCGAGTATATGAAAGTGGGCGGCAATAAAACCGAAAAAGTTGATGTAAGGATAATTGCCGCAACAAATAAAAATCTCGAGCAGCTTATCCAGAATAATTCATTCAGGGAAGACCTATACTACAGGCTGCGCTCAATTAACATTGTAATTCCGCCGTTACGCGAAAGAAAAAGTGATATAAAGCTATTGTTTGATAAATTTGTAAATGATTTCACCGGACGCAATAAGATACAGTTCAACGGAATAACTCCTGAGGCAATAGAATTCATTACTAATTACAACTGGCCGGGCAATGTAAGACAATTAAAGAATTTCACTGAAAGCTTAATTACACTTAATTCAGATAAGATAATTGAGCTTGATGATGTTATGCGCCAGCTAAGCATTCCCAAATCAGAGCTTATGCCTGCAACTATAAACGGGTACAATAAACAGGATGAACGCCAGTTGCTTTTTGGAGCTTTATTTGAGCTTAAAAAAGATATAATGGATATTAAACATCAGCTTACTCATATAGAAGATGTAAAATCTGCTGCCGTGCCGGAAAGCGGTTTCTATTTAAGCGATGATAAGATAGATAAAATAACTTTTGATGAGTTTGAACAGGAACTGTTAACATATTATTACAACAAGTATAATGGCAACATAAACCGGATAGCTGATAAGCTTAAAATAAGCAACAGGACTTTATACCGGAAGTTCAAACAATATGGTTTGAAAAACGGGAAGTATACTTTATGA
- the miaB gene encoding tRNA (N6-isopentenyl adenosine(37)-C2)-methylthiotransferase MiaB, giving the protein MDRSVLEKYIPIETFTGEENSDNVSGKKLYVETYGCQMNFADTEIVNGIMGKNGYDITENIDDSAIILINTCSIREMAEARVLQRLTEIKKYKKKNPKLIVGIIGCMAERLKRDLVTKKGVVDLVLGPDEYRKLPSLIDNLIDTGEKGIAVKLSRVETYDDILPIRKEGISAWLSIMRGCDKFCSFCVVPYTRGRERSRPLEGVIREVKQLRDEGFKDITLLGQNVNSYISENFDFSDLLAACAKAVPDIRIRFTTSHPQDLSLKLIETIAEHDNICNYIHLPVQSGSDRVLELMQRSYTIDHYMKIMDNIKRLIPDVSLSTDIITGFCTETEEDHKMTLDVMKEVRYDGAYMFKYSPREKTKAWKMDDDVDEETKTRRLVEIVELQRDISEEINLKTVGKQFEVIIEGISKKSDKMLFGRTDGNKTVIIPINGAKPGDKVLVKVNKANSATLFGEAVLLN; this is encoded by the coding sequence TTGGATAGATCAGTTTTAGAAAAATACATTCCCATAGAAACATTTACAGGTGAGGAAAATTCAGACAATGTTTCAGGTAAAAAGCTGTATGTTGAAACATACGGCTGCCAGATGAACTTTGCAGATACTGAAATTGTGAACGGTATTATGGGCAAAAACGGGTATGATATTACTGAAAATATTGATGACTCTGCAATAATACTCATTAACACCTGCAGCATCCGTGAAATGGCTGAAGCAAGAGTCCTGCAGCGGCTTACGGAAATTAAAAAATACAAGAAGAAAAATCCGAAGCTTATTGTAGGCATCATTGGCTGTATGGCTGAAAGACTGAAGCGTGACCTTGTAACAAAAAAGGGCGTGGTCGATCTTGTACTCGGACCCGATGAATACAGAAAGCTGCCTTCACTGATCGATAATCTGATTGATACCGGAGAAAAAGGAATAGCGGTAAAGCTTTCACGGGTTGAAACTTACGATGATATTCTGCCTATCCGCAAAGAAGGCATAAGCGCATGGCTATCCATTATGCGCGGCTGCGATAAGTTCTGCAGCTTCTGTGTAGTGCCTTATACCCGCGGCAGGGAAAGAAGCCGCCCGCTTGAGGGTGTTATCCGTGAGGTAAAACAGCTTCGCGATGAAGGATTTAAAGATATAACCCTGCTGGGACAAAATGTAAATTCATACATAAGCGAAAATTTTGATTTTTCTGACCTGCTGGCAGCCTGCGCAAAAGCAGTGCCTGATATCAGGATCAGGTTTACTACATCACATCCGCAGGATCTTTCATTGAAGCTCATTGAAACCATTGCTGAACATGATAATATCTGCAACTACATCCATTTGCCAGTGCAATCAGGCAGTGACAGGGTTCTTGAGCTGATGCAGAGAAGCTATACAATTGATCATTACATGAAAATTATGGATAATATCAAAAGGCTGATACCTGATGTATCACTTTCAACTGATATTATTACAGGGTTCTGCACGGAAACCGAAGAAGATCATAAAATGACACTGGATGTAATGAAGGAAGTTCGGTATGACGGAGCTTATATGTTCAAGTACTCACCCCGTGAAAAGACCAAGGCATGGAAAATGGATGACGATGTTGATGAAGAAACAAAAACAAGAAGACTTGTTGAAATTGTTGAGCTGCAAAGAGATATCTCAGAGGAAATAAACCTGAAAACTGTTGGCAAGCAGTTTGAAGTCATAATAGAAGGTATCAGTAAAAAATCTGATAAGATGTTATTTGGCAGAACCGACGGGAATAAAACAGTAATAATACCTATAAACGGTGCAAAACCCGGCGATAAAGTACTGGTAAAGGTAAACAAGGCTAATTCAGCAACATTATTCGGAGAAGCTGTATTATTAAATTAA
- the atpG gene encoding ATP synthase F1 subunit gamma, with product MATLREIRDRIGSIKNTEKITKAMKMIASVKFRKAQQNVVAARPYSRKISDILRNLIPTIESFDNELLKQREIKKICVVVVAADRGLCGSFNTNLLKTATSVINDKYGEYLRNHDLTVFPIGKKAYDYFSKRNYDLYARSVNIFDRLTFADAQNIVKEIIKGYTEKRFDKVVIIYNEFKSVIQSKTVEEQFLPIPPFEKAEGEKSKISNYIFEPSSVDIVTNLLPRHLNTQVWRILLESFASEQAARMTAMDSATTNANDLLQSLNLTYNRARQAKITTEILEIVGGAEALSKG from the coding sequence ATGGCAACTTTAAGAGAAATACGCGACAGGATAGGCAGTATTAAAAATACTGAGAAAATTACCAAAGCTATGAAAATGATAGCTTCGGTGAAATTCCGTAAGGCTCAGCAAAATGTTGTAGCTGCAAGGCCTTACTCAAGGAAGATCAGTGATATTTTAAGGAATCTTATCCCGACAATTGAAAGCTTTGATAACGAGTTACTGAAGCAGAGAGAAATAAAAAAGATCTGTGTTGTTGTGGTTGCTGCAGATAGGGGCCTTTGCGGGTCTTTTAATACCAATCTTTTAAAAACAGCTACTTCAGTAATCAATGATAAATATGGCGAATATTTAAGAAACCATGATCTGACAGTTTTCCCGATAGGTAAAAAAGCATATGATTATTTTTCAAAAAGGAATTATGACCTGTATGCAAGGTCAGTTAATATTTTTGACCGTCTTACCTTTGCTGATGCGCAGAATATCGTAAAAGAGATAATTAAAGGTTACACTGAAAAAAGATTTGATAAAGTTGTGATAATTTACAATGAATTCAAATCCGTGATACAGTCAAAAACCGTTGAAGAGCAGTTCCTCCCTATTCCCCCCTTTGAAAAGGCAGAAGGAGAAAAATCGAAGATATCAAATTATATATTTGAGCCTTCAAGCGTTGATATAGTAACCAATCTTCTGCCCAGGCATCTGAACACACAGGTATGGCGCATATTGCTGGAATCATTCGCATCAGAACAGGCAGCACGTATGACAGCGATGGATTCAGCTACTACAAATGCAAACGACCTGCTTCAGTCGCTTAACCTTACATACAACAGGGCACGCCAGGCTAAGATCACAACAGAAATACTCGAGATCGTTGGCGGCGCAGAAGCACTTTCAAAAGGATAA
- the xseB gene encoding exodeoxyribonuclease VII small subunit → MAQKKIKNTEPSFEDSFSRLEKILEQLESDECTLEETIKLYEEGLNLTKICYDKLNNAELRIKEINKTAKASEIKDYK, encoded by the coding sequence ATGGCACAGAAAAAAATAAAAAATACAGAACCATCGTTTGAAGATTCATTTTCAAGGCTTGAAAAAATACTTGAACAGCTTGAAAGCGATGAATGCACGCTTGAAGAAACTATAAAGCTATATGAAGAAGGACTGAATCTTACAAAAATATGTTATGATAAGCTTAATAATGCTGAGCTGCGTATAAAGGAAATAAACAAAACTGCGAAAGCATCTGAAATAAAAGATTATAAATAA
- a CDS encoding 1-deoxy-D-xylulose-5-phosphate synthase codes for METEYKYLNSVNTPQDLKKLNLTELKVLVDEIREFLVDTISKIGGHLGASLGVAELTVALHYVFNTPDDKLIWDVGHQGYIHKILTGRKDQLKTIRQYGGISGFLKRSESEYDVFGAGHASTSLSAALGVATARDFLKKKNKVVGIIGDGSMTGGMAYEAMNNIGLLKKDIIVVLNDNKMSIAPNVWSLHNYFNEFLSNPSYNKFRNYVWDATGKLDPKIGDRLRNFAAKVEGGLKGVVTPGMLFEALGFRYFGPINGHNIVNVVKIFEEIKDFSGPILVHVVTEKGHGYKPAKNHYQKFHASTPWDKDTGLAIKKAGGSPAYTKIFGEALVEICKENEKVVGITAAMPDGTGLDILQKEMPERYFDVGIAEQHAVTFAAGMATEGFTPVCAIYSSFIQRAFDQIIHDCAIQKLPVIFAMDRAGIVGADGPTHHGALDLSFFRAIQGVVLMAPKDEQELRDMLYTATLYRKGPIALRYPRGNALGVEIKPFSQIPIGKGEIIEKGTDAAIIAIGDMVDVGMKTRAMLAKENIDVEVINARFIKPLDGELLKDVFARHKKVITLEDNVITGGFGSAVLEFMNQNNIKDVDILVHGLPDKYVEHGTPDELFRDLKLDAAGVTEVIKDHLLSKEKITV; via the coding sequence TTGGAAACTGAATATAAGTATCTCAATTCGGTAAATACACCCCAGGACCTTAAGAAGCTGAATTTAACTGAGCTCAAAGTCCTGGTAGATGAGATCAGGGAATTCCTGGTTGATACTATCTCAAAGATCGGCGGCCACCTGGGAGCATCACTTGGTGTTGCTGAGCTAACTGTGGCGCTGCATTATGTGTTTAATACACCCGATGACAAGCTGATCTGGGATGTGGGGCACCAGGGATATATACATAAAATATTAACCGGCAGAAAAGACCAGCTTAAAACTATTCGCCAGTATGGCGGGATCAGCGGATTTTTAAAGCGTTCTGAAAGCGAATACGATGTATTCGGCGCCGGGCATGCAAGCACATCACTCAGCGCAGCGCTTGGGGTTGCTACAGCCCGTGACTTCCTGAAAAAGAAGAACAAAGTAGTAGGCATAATTGGCGATGGCTCAATGACTGGCGGTATGGCATATGAGGCTATGAACAATATCGGTCTTTTAAAGAAAGATATAATTGTTGTGCTGAACGATAATAAAATGTCAATTGCCCCTAATGTATGGAGCCTGCACAATTATTTCAACGAGTTCCTTTCAAACCCTTCGTATAATAAATTCAGAAATTATGTATGGGATGCAACCGGCAAGCTTGATCCTAAAATAGGCGACAGGCTGCGTAACTTCGCAGCGAAGGTTGAAGGCGGCTTAAAAGGCGTTGTTACCCCAGGTATGTTATTTGAAGCTCTTGGCTTCAGGTATTTTGGCCCTATCAACGGTCATAACATTGTGAATGTTGTAAAGATATTTGAAGAGATAAAAGATTTTTCGGGTCCGATACTTGTACACGTAGTAACAGAAAAAGGGCATGGTTACAAACCTGCAAAGAATCATTACCAGAAATTCCATGCATCAACTCCGTGGGATAAAGATACAGGACTTGCAATAAAAAAAGCAGGCGGCTCACCAGCATATACAAAAATCTTTGGTGAAGCGCTGGTAGAAATTTGCAAAGAAAATGAAAAGGTTGTAGGTATCACCGCCGCAATGCCTGACGGCACCGGACTTGATATCCTGCAGAAGGAAATGCCTGAGAGGTATTTTGATGTAGGTATTGCAGAACAGCACGCTGTTACTTTTGCAGCCGGTATGGCTACAGAAGGCTTCACTCCTGTTTGCGCGATCTATTCATCATTTATACAGCGTGCATTTGACCAGATAATTCATGACTGCGCTATACAGAAGCTGCCTGTTATTTTCGCGATGGATAGAGCAGGAATTGTCGGCGCTGATGGCCCAACTCACCACGGCGCGCTTGACCTGAGCTTTTTCAGGGCTATTCAGGGCGTTGTGTTAATGGCGCCTAAGGATGAGCAGGAACTGCGTGATATGTTATATACAGCGACACTTTACAGAAAAGGTCCGATAGCGCTGAGATACCCGCGCGGTAATGCGCTTGGTGTGGAAATTAAGCCTTTTTCACAGATACCGATCGGTAAAGGTGAAATAATTGAAAAAGGAACTGATGCAGCAATTATTGCAATTGGTGATATGGTTGATGTAGGTATGAAAACCAGGGCAATGCTTGCCAAAGAAAATATTGATGTTGAAGTTATAAATGCAAGATTCATAAAACCGCTTGACGGCGAATTGCTGAAGGATGTTTTTGCACGGCATAAAAAAGTAATTACATTAGAAGATAATGTGATTACCGGCGGGTTCGGCTCAGCGGTACTGGAATTTATGAACCAGAACAATATTAAGGATGTTGATATACTGGTTCACGGTCTGCCGGATAAATATGTAGAGCACGGCACACCGGATGAGCTGTTCCGCGACCTGAAGCTTGATGCAGCAGGTGTAACTGAAGTGATCAAAGATCATTTGCTTTCAAAGGAAAAGATCACGGTTTAA
- a CDS encoding glycosyltransferase, with amino-acid sequence MIYYYLKHRHKRDDFTKELESYPVVTLQLPIYNEMYVIERLIKTVCEMDYPIDKLEIQVLDDSTDETVEIVANIVKEYQLRGFDIHHIHRTDRTGYKAGALKEGLKVAKGEFVGIFDADFIPRKNFLKIVLPFFKDPKIGMVQTRWEHLNRAYSLVTQIQALALDGHFVLEQQVRNKAGYFINFNGTSGVWRKECIFDAGNWEADTLTEDLDLSYRAQLKGWKFKYLTDFTTPSEVPSEINSLKSQQFRWTKGAIETARKMLFRVWAAKLPLKTKIMCTFHLTNNIVFPFILVACLLNMPIVLIKNTGLYDTYFIFMSVFVLAFIASFLFYLYSQKDVYEDWRSRILLFPVFMAGSMGFAINNTKAVFEALINKKSEFVRTPKYGIEGDKDKWQDKKYVHKKFVKFSVVLELIIALYSLACVVVSAVTLQISAIPFQLMYTFGFGLVAYLSIKHVIDTNKKIAENQA; translated from the coding sequence ATGATCTATTATTACCTTAAACACAGGCATAAAAGGGATGACTTCACAAAGGAGCTTGAAAGCTATCCCGTTGTAACACTGCAGCTGCCTATTTACAATGAAATGTATGTTATAGAAAGGCTGATAAAAACAGTCTGCGAAATGGACTATCCGATAGATAAGCTTGAGATACAGGTATTGGATGACTCTACTGATGAAACAGTGGAAATTGTAGCAAATATTGTAAAAGAATACCAGCTTCGCGGATTTGACATTCACCATATTCACAGAACAGACCGTACAGGTTACAAAGCCGGCGCTTTGAAAGAAGGGTTAAAAGTAGCAAAAGGTGAATTTGTTGGAATATTTGATGCAGATTTTATCCCCAGGAAGAATTTCCTGAAAATTGTGCTGCCATTTTTCAAAGATCCTAAAATTGGCATGGTACAAACCCGCTGGGAACATTTAAACCGCGCGTATTCACTTGTCACACAGATCCAGGCGCTTGCGCTTGACGGACATTTTGTACTTGAGCAGCAGGTAAGGAATAAAGCCGGTTACTTCATCAATTTTAACGGTACAAGCGGAGTATGGCGCAAGGAATGTATTTTTGATGCAGGTAATTGGGAAGCTGACACGCTTACTGAGGACCTTGATCTTTCATACCGCGCACAGCTAAAAGGATGGAAGTTCAAATATCTCACTGATTTTACCACTCCTTCAGAAGTGCCTTCAGAGATCAATTCATTGAAATCTCAGCAGTTCAGATGGACAAAAGGTGCAATTGAAACAGCAAGAAAAATGCTATTCAGGGTTTGGGCTGCAAAGCTTCCGCTTAAAACAAAGATAATGTGTACTTTCCATTTAACGAATAACATCGTATTCCCTTTTATTCTGGTAGCGTGTTTGCTGAACATGCCTATTGTACTTATCAAAAATACTGGTCTTTATGATACATACTTTATATTTATGTCTGTATTTGTACTTGCATTTATAGCATCGTTTTTGTTTTATTTGTATTCGCAAAAGGATGTTTACGAAGACTGGCGTTCAAGGATACTGCTGTTCCCGGTATTTATGGCAGGCAGTATGGGTTTTGCCATAAATAATACTAAGGCAGTATTTGAAGCTTTGATCAATAAAAAATCAGAGTTCGTACGGACTCCGAAATACGGCATTGAAGGCGATAAAGATAAATGGCAGGATAAAAAATATGTACATAAAAAATTTGTTAAGTTTTCTGTTGTGCTGGAACTTATCATTGCCTTATACAGTCTTGCCTGTGTGGTAGTTTCAGCGGTAACTTTGCAGATATCAGCAATACCGTTCCAGCTGATGTATACTTTTGGGTTCGGACTTGTAGCATATCTTTCAATTAAACACGTAATAGATACTAATAAAAAAATAGCAGAAAACCAGGCTTAA
- a CDS encoding tetratricopeptide repeat protein, whose translation MVDTDIIKYLIQKLEDKIRTNPLTPEFVKLANYYLINGNVSEAIELLQAGLKFYPGYVTAKLLLGKAYLSNRYFLDAKKLFEKLLSEHPEMAIAQKYLDIANDLTKTEVSRRHEDDIIPKLEFKAPVYNDYDYNYNLFPTYEIEDFTAEKIDLEEIEESNEYAEFRKIFESPHFFRKEGSKPSFEKKRLKNKFEVKIITETLADIFAKQGNYFDAMEAYTYLLKIKPERTEVIERKIGEVEVQINKLINDF comes from the coding sequence GTGGTAGATACAGATATAATAAAATACCTGATACAAAAGCTTGAAGATAAAATAAGGACAAATCCTTTAACTCCCGAATTTGTTAAGCTTGCCAATTATTACCTGATAAACGGGAATGTATCAGAAGCTATCGAGCTTCTGCAGGCAGGGCTGAAGTTCTACCCCGGGTATGTTACTGCAAAACTTCTGCTTGGCAAGGCTTACTTAAGCAACAGGTACTTTCTGGATGCTAAGAAGCTGTTTGAAAAGCTGCTAAGTGAGCATCCTGAAATGGCAATAGCACAAAAGTACCTGGATATTGCCAATGATCTGACCAAAACAGAAGTATCAAGAAGGCATGAAGATGACATTATCCCCAAGCTTGAATTTAAAGCGCCGGTATATAATGATTATGACTATAATTACAATCTTTTCCCTACTTATGAGATAGAAGATTTCACTGCGGAAAAAATTGACCTGGAAGAAATTGAAGAATCTAATGAATATGCTGAGTTCAGGAAAATATTTGAATCACCTCACTTTTTCCGCAAAGAAGGCTCAAAGCCTTCGTTTGAAAAGAAAAGGCTAAAAAATAAATTTGAGGTGAAAATAATAACTGAAACTCTTGCGGATATTTTTGCGAAGCAGGGGAATTATTTTGATGCAATGGAAGCTTATACTTACCTTTTAAAAATTAAGCCTGAACGTACAGAAGTGATTGAACGAAAGATCGGCGAAGTCGAAGTACAGATAAATAAACTTATAAATGATTTTTGA
- a CDS encoding T9SS type A sorting domain-containing protein — MKYLIIIIICTNVYAQTGWNLVGLPVNTNLNSMCFVGNDTGFIATTNGNILKTTNSGQNWIVINIGIEFNSISFVNSHTGFAVGGSLFKSTNGGVNWVQQQGDFFITQSVKFINEQIGYIISSLGQPTFPIYCHRTINGGLNWTYTSVSFGTPNFNPPSFPDTTNGFYANNNRFYKSSNSGSNWNSSLTGYNFNRMFNFINANTGFISSENPPNRYILKTTNSGNNWSVIYQNDQYYFTGGYFLNENIGYIVAPNGPILHTSNSGLNWETQYSTQPLNTIHRILFINQQTGFAYGTNGLLLRTTNGGIPLGVHTGSNEIPEKFQLFQNYPNPFNPNTLIVYDIPKSTFISLIVFDILGKELYTINEFKAPGRYNLNINVSELASGIYFYSLKADRFKDIKKMVLIK; from the coding sequence ATGAAATATTTAATTATTATAATTATTTGCACAAATGTTTATGCTCAAACAGGGTGGAACTTAGTAGGTTTACCTGTAAACACGAATTTAAATTCTATGTGTTTTGTTGGAAATGATACTGGGTTTATTGCTACAACAAATGGCAATATTCTTAAGACTACTAACTCAGGACAAAATTGGATTGTTATAAACATTGGGATTGAATTTAATTCAATTTCATTTGTTAACAGTCATACAGGATTTGCAGTGGGAGGATCTTTATTTAAATCTACGAATGGGGGAGTAAATTGGGTGCAGCAACAAGGTGATTTTTTTATAACACAATCTGTTAAATTTATTAATGAACAAATTGGATATATTATATCATCTCTTGGGCAACCTACTTTTCCTATCTATTGCCATAGAACAATTAATGGTGGTTTAAATTGGACTTACACCAGTGTTTCTTTCGGTACACCAAATTTTAATCCGCCTAGCTTCCCGGATACAACAAATGGTTTTTATGCCAATAATAATCGTTTCTACAAAAGTTCAAATTCGGGCAGTAATTGGAATTCAAGTTTGACTGGTTATAATTTTAACAGAATGTTTAATTTTATAAATGCGAACACTGGCTTCATTTCCTCAGAAAATCCCCCAAACAGATATATTCTCAAAACGACGAATTCTGGAAATAATTGGTCGGTAATATATCAAAATGATCAGTATTATTTTACAGGGGGTTATTTTTTAAATGAAAATATTGGCTATATAGTTGCCCCTAATGGACCAATTTTGCATACGTCAAATAGTGGTTTAAATTGGGAAACCCAATACTCAACCCAACCATTAAATACTATACATCGCATTCTTTTTATCAATCAACAGACCGGTTTTGCATATGGAACGAATGGACTTTTATTGAGAACAACTAATGGCGGGATTCCACTGGGAGTTCATACAGGTTCAAATGAAATTCCGGAAAAATTTCAATTATTTCAAAATTATCCCAATCCATTTAATCCGAATACTTTAATTGTTTATGATATCCCTAAAAGCACTTTCATTTCCTTGATAGTGTTTGACATTCTTGGTAAAGAATTATACACGATAAATGAATTCAAAGCACCTGGCAGATATAATTTGAATATTAATGTATCTGAACTTGCATCGGGGATCTATTTTTATTCGTTGAAAGCTGATAGATTTAAAGATATAAAGAAAATGGTTTTAATTAAGTAA
- a CDS encoding LptE family protein, which yields MQTKRIILFLFAVILLYSLTSCNYSFKGASPPEGIKTIYIPSIRDESGFGLPNLGEEITTLLKSKFINDNTLEYAEKTQADGMLDCVIRSVTDEALVVTGNEQVSRRKVTITVSVEFTNLKKQKSIWKKDFSNWGEYDSSTGGFSKRDEGVKSAEDKITDDILLEVISNW from the coding sequence TTGCAAACAAAAAGAATAATATTATTCCTGTTTGCTGTAATTTTATTATATAGCCTAACTTCCTGTAATTACAGCTTTAAAGGCGCTTCGCCGCCGGAAGGCATAAAAACCATTTATATTCCCTCAATCAGGGATGAAAGCGGATTCGGCCTGCCTAACCTGGGTGAAGAAATTACAACTCTGCTTAAGAGCAAGTTCATTAATGATAACACACTGGAATATGCTGAAAAAACCCAGGCAGACGGAATGCTTGATTGCGTAATACGCTCAGTAACCGATGAAGCATTAGTAGTAACGGGCAATGAACAGGTATCAAGAAGAAAGGTCACAATAACGGTATCTGTTGAGTTCACTAATTTGAAAAAACAAAAAAGTATCTGGAAAAAGGATTTTTCAAATTGGGGTGAGTATGACAGTTCCACCGGCGGATTCAGTAAAAGGGATGAAGGCGTTAAATCGGCTGAAGATAAAATTACAGATGATATTCTGCTGGAAGTAATTTCGAACTGGTAA